A genomic segment from Nocardiopsis sp. Huas11 encodes:
- a CDS encoding MFS transporter produces the protein MSGSSTWPRPDDPHTGSTPPLGGRFWRLWGASGLSNLADGVLKVALPLAALRLTDSPPLIAGVTFALTVPWLLCALPAGALADRVDRRAAMLGANLARGLALTALALALASGTASIWTLYAVALCVGVAETVYDTAAQSILPQVVPRVRLSAANGRLHAAELTAQQFVGPPLGGLLVALGLLTAFAAPAGLWLVAVGALVTVGGRYRVERAAPATLRADIAEGLRFLWGHRLLRTLAVMVGVSNFATNAVFAVLVLYAVGPDSALGLTEPGYGVLMTAAAVGSLLGALGAERIERLLGRAWSLRLTVLASALLVGAPALSTSPYAVAAGFLVGGVGIAVWNVITVSLRQRTVPDALLGRVNSAYRLLAWGTMPLGAATGGLLAQLLGLRAVFAVMALLVLTLLVPMARIDRAALEDDGASGDGSR, from the coding sequence ATGTCCGGTTCCTCCACCTGGCCGCGTCCCGACGACCCCCACACCGGCTCGACCCCGCCCCTGGGCGGCCGGTTCTGGCGCCTCTGGGGCGCCTCAGGGCTGTCCAACCTCGCCGACGGCGTGCTCAAGGTCGCCCTTCCCCTGGCCGCGCTCCGGTTGACCGACTCCCCGCCCCTGATCGCGGGCGTGACCTTCGCGCTCACCGTCCCGTGGCTGCTGTGCGCCCTGCCCGCCGGCGCCCTGGCCGACCGGGTCGACCGGCGCGCGGCGATGCTCGGCGCCAACCTCGCGCGCGGCCTCGCACTCACGGCACTGGCGCTGGCGCTGGCCTCGGGCACGGCCTCGATCTGGACGCTGTACGCGGTCGCGCTGTGCGTGGGCGTGGCCGAGACCGTCTACGACACCGCCGCGCAGTCGATCCTGCCGCAGGTCGTGCCGCGCGTTCGCCTCTCGGCCGCCAACGGCCGCCTGCACGCCGCGGAGCTGACCGCGCAGCAGTTCGTCGGCCCGCCGCTGGGCGGCCTGCTGGTGGCGCTCGGCCTGCTCACCGCGTTCGCCGCGCCGGCCGGACTGTGGCTGGTGGCGGTGGGGGCGCTGGTCACCGTGGGCGGCCGCTACCGGGTGGAGCGGGCTGCGCCGGCGACGCTGCGGGCCGACATCGCCGAGGGCCTGCGGTTCCTGTGGGGCCACCGCCTGCTGCGGACCCTCGCGGTCATGGTGGGCGTCTCCAACTTCGCCACCAACGCGGTCTTCGCCGTCCTGGTGCTGTACGCGGTCGGCCCGGACTCGGCGCTGGGCCTGACCGAACCCGGCTACGGCGTGCTCATGACCGCCGCCGCGGTCGGCAGCCTGCTCGGCGCACTGGGCGCCGAACGGATCGAGCGCCTCCTGGGCCGGGCGTGGTCGCTGCGGCTGACCGTCCTGGCCTCCGCCCTGCTGGTCGGCGCACCCGCGCTCAGCACGAGTCCGTACGCGGTGGCGGCCGGCTTCCTGGTCGGCGGCGTGGGGATCGCTGTGTGGAACGTGATCACGGTGAGCCTGCGCCAGCGGACCGTCCCCGACGCCCTCCTCGGGCGGGTCAACAGCGCCTATCGCCTGTTGGCCTGGGGCACCATGCCGCTGGGCGCGGCCACGGGCGGGCTCCTCGCCCAGTTGCTGGGGCTGCGGGCGGTGTTCGCGGTGATGGCGCTGCTGGTGCTGACGCTGCTCGTGCCGATGGCGCGCATCGACCGCGCGGCGCTGGAGGACGACGGCGCGAGCGGGGACGGCTCCCGTTAA
- a CDS encoding transcriptional regulator has product MSDEEEHGAPAPARRRRPATVQEAKALAHPLRVRILRLCLHQELTNRQLADRLDTTPGTVLYHVRQLVAAGLLVAAPVRAGASGALEKPYRSTGESWWLEGTRSDTGAYDTAPVSAFQQELDEAGPESVRTFARFALHLSDEDVAELDRRIVAVLDEYVSTDHRRRDRPLYGGAFIVHRPAE; this is encoded by the coding sequence ATGAGTGACGAGGAAGAGCACGGCGCCCCGGCCCCGGCCAGGCGGAGGCGTCCGGCCACCGTTCAGGAGGCCAAGGCCCTGGCACACCCGCTGCGCGTGCGCATCCTGCGCCTGTGCCTGCACCAGGAGCTCACCAACCGGCAGCTCGCCGACCGCCTCGACACCACGCCCGGCACGGTCCTGTACCACGTACGGCAGCTGGTGGCCGCGGGTCTGCTCGTGGCCGCGCCCGTGCGCGCCGGCGCCAGTGGAGCGCTGGAGAAGCCCTACCGCTCCACGGGTGAGTCCTGGTGGCTGGAGGGGACCCGGTCCGACACCGGCGCCTACGACACCGCTCCGGTCAGTGCCTTCCAGCAGGAGCTGGACGAGGCCGGACCGGAGTCGGTGCGCACGTTCGCGCGCTTCGCGCTGCACCTGTCGGACGAGGACGTCGCCGAACTCGACCGCCGCATCGTCGCGGTCCTGGACGAGTACGTGTCCACCGACCACCGGCGCCGGGACCGGCCCCTGTACGGCGGGGCGTTCATCGTGCACCGCCCCGCCGAGTGA
- a CDS encoding SPFH domain-containing protein, producing the protein MGLLDSLRGELVDIIEWTDDTRDTMVWRFPRHDNEIKMGAQLIVRESQAAVFVNEGRLADVFTPGTYTLETRNVPILSTLKGWKHGFDSPFKAEVYFVNVRLFSDFKWGTKNPVMVRDPEFGPVRLRAFGGFAARVVDPAKFVGELVGTDPMFRTEEVEGYLRQMIVSRLGSALGTAARDIPVLDMAAEQHEMGQRLAAVLSEDMASVGLRIDQFNVESITLPPEVEKALDKRTQMGMVGDLDAYSKFQTANAVETAAGTPGSGMSDALGMGMGLAAAQQMAQNANPQQPAAQSQQPAQAAQPQAPAGPPPLPQQVQWFVGASGQQQGPFGADVLAQRAGSGQLTRDTLVWREGMEQWTPAGQVSELSGLFAATPPPMPPS; encoded by the coding sequence GTGGGCCTGCTCGACTCCCTGCGCGGAGAACTCGTCGACATCATCGAATGGACCGACGACACCAGGGACACCATGGTGTGGCGGTTCCCCCGCCACGACAACGAGATCAAGATGGGCGCCCAGCTCATCGTCCGCGAGTCACAGGCCGCGGTGTTCGTCAACGAGGGTCGGCTCGCCGACGTGTTCACGCCGGGCACCTACACCCTGGAGACCCGCAACGTCCCGATCCTGAGCACGTTGAAGGGGTGGAAGCACGGTTTCGACTCCCCCTTCAAGGCGGAGGTCTACTTCGTCAACGTCCGGTTGTTCTCCGACTTCAAGTGGGGGACCAAGAATCCGGTCATGGTGCGCGACCCCGAGTTCGGCCCGGTGCGCCTGCGTGCCTTCGGCGGGTTCGCAGCCCGCGTCGTCGACCCCGCCAAGTTCGTCGGCGAACTGGTGGGGACCGACCCGATGTTCCGGACCGAGGAGGTCGAGGGCTACCTGCGGCAGATGATCGTCAGCCGCCTGGGCAGCGCCCTGGGCACGGCGGCGCGCGACATCCCCGTGCTGGACATGGCCGCCGAGCAGCACGAGATGGGTCAGCGCCTGGCCGCCGTGCTGTCCGAGGACATGGCGTCCGTGGGCCTGCGGATCGACCAGTTCAACGTCGAGAGCATCACGCTGCCGCCCGAGGTCGAGAAGGCCCTGGACAAGCGCACGCAGATGGGCATGGTCGGCGACCTGGACGCCTACTCGAAGTTCCAGACCGCCAACGCCGTGGAGACCGCGGCGGGCACGCCCGGGAGCGGGATGTCCGACGCGCTGGGCATGGGCATGGGGTTGGCCGCCGCCCAGCAGATGGCCCAGAACGCGAACCCCCAGCAGCCCGCGGCACAGTCCCAGCAGCCGGCGCAGGCCGCCCAGCCGCAGGCACCGGCCGGGCCGCCCCCGCTGCCGCAGCAGGTCCAGTGGTTCGTGGGCGCCTCTGGACAGCAGCAGGGCCCCTTCGGCGCCGACGTGCTCGCCCAGCGGGCCGGCTCCGGGCAGCTCACCCGCGACACCCTGGTGTGGCGTGAGGGCATGGAGCAGTGGACCCCCGCGGGCCAGGTGTCGGAGCTGTCCGGCCTGTTCGCGGCCACCCCTCCCCCCATGCCGCCCTCCTGA